The Brassica napus cultivar Da-Ae chromosome C7, Da-Ae, whole genome shotgun sequence genomic interval ATACTTGGATAGTTGGATATGTTCCATGCTGAtttgttattttgttatattctCTCTGTTGGTTCTTGAGTTTCTGTTCATGTTCTTTACTGATTCTACTAGGGTCCCCACAACTCATAATCTTCTTTGCTCTAAGCAGGCTTTTTAACCAAATATCAAACCAGGGGACTGAACCCTGGTTCAGTACCCGGTATGGGGCTCTTCATCTTGTCTAGTGTGATATCTCCGGTTTAATGACAAAGAATCAAAGAGGTGGAAAGACTTGAAGTCTTGATGTATTGttaaacatttcaaattttcaatatctCATAAAACCCTGACAACACAGCAGATCCAAAAAGGAAACGAATCTTAACATCCATTTCACGGTAAAACCTGTGATCTCAACTTATAAGAGATTAGAAATGTAGCACAAAAAAACACACGCGGACGTGACATATTTAGCTCTGTCCTAGGAGAACATCCTTGTACGGTGTCTGAGAAGTCCCCATCACGCTCTCTACAGCACCAGCTCCCTCCTTGGAGTCTAAGTGGGACCGAGTTTTGGCTCTATTAGAAGCTTGGTCAGCTTCCatttttcttattctttctTCTTCAGCAACAAGAGGGAGATACCCTTCTCTCTCCTCAAGCAGCCTGTCTTGTGCTCCACCTCTAAGTTTCTCGAGGCGGAGCCCAGTGATTTGAACAAAGTTAAAAACCTTAACAACGTTCATCAGTCCTCCAACAAACAGACATATTGACCCGGAAAGCCCAAGCCAAATCCATCTCCTCCCCTACATTGTTACTAGTTAACGTAAGAGGCGGTTTTCAAATTAtgcggtaagttttttttttctaagtacTTACAAGAAGCTTCAAGGCAGTGTGAGATGACCCGGTCTGATCAAAGCTATTGAGAAGTGAGGAAACCAAGAAGAGAAGGGATCCAACCAAGAAAGGGATGTGCACACACTGCTGTAGTATCTGGACGTGACTGTCAGCTCTTTCATAGATTTGGCACGAGTTGTGAATCGATCCTATCACCCAAAGCAAAGGACCCGCAATAAGCATGTTTAATGCGTGCTTCTCTCTTCCACTATTTCCATGTTTTGTCTCTGCCTAAATATTccattaaacaaaacaaataaaatcatttcaGCACATGACTATATATACGTGTAAATTAGTCATACAAACCTAAAGCTACTCGCATTTGTGACATGAAACCATGCACGATGAATGTATACCTAATAGACGATGCCTCCTTCTTAAATACTAGCTAATTGTAAAATATGGTAACACCAGGACAAAACCAATTTTCGTTCTTCTCTCCAGTACAGTAGTATACTACTTACATACTGAGACATATTTGTAAAATTAAGTCTAGAATTCAAAATGCGCAGGGGAAAAGGGTCAATGATATAATGacaataatgaaaatatttaccTGATTGAAAACGAAAAGGATGCCCAAGAAGAAGACGACCGAACCAGCTATCTGAACCAGAGGGACGGCAAATTCCACTAGCCCCAGTTGCAAATCATACTCCATTAACTTTAAACTACaatcacaaaaagaaaaattatatatatatggctgGAACCAAAACGTTGTTATATTAATCCCCCAACATTTGTGAACTAAAACAAACATATCACAGATACACATCGAGCTTTATTTATAACACACAAGATTATATCAAGGATAGGTTTCCAGTAGGCCAATAGTCAAGTAAcagtaacataaaaaaaaaactaaatcaaatgCATGATGGTTCTTTGGTTTTAAATAGCATATCATACCGGTAATCAATTCCGGCTAAATGAGCTACCAGATCGTGAACATTCACGGCAGTTATAAGAGCAAGAGCCAAGAGAATAAGGACGAGGCCGGATCTTGGCTCCCACGAGAAACCGGTGGCTGTGAATCCGCCGATGAGCACCACGGTTGCGAACAGGTATAGACCAGCGTTGATGTACTCGGCTCTGCTCCTCCCGAGCCGAGGGCCGTACGTTCTAATCTCACGCGCCGTCGCGAGTTTCACCATTTGATTGGAGATTATGTCTggagagagacagagaaagtGTGTCAGGATCTGGAAGTGAGAGAGAGAACGCTTTACGTGGCTTTGTGCATGGAGTTTTATTCAGTGGGACGTGTCAGATTGTAGAAAATAGTTGACTTAATTCAAACGGCGTCGTTTCTCATCCTCCAGATAGTAGTACTTAAGTCGGGCCTTATATTGGGCCAAGTTAAAGCAAACTTAGAGATAGAATAAAGACTCCAATAAGATTTAGGGGAGATGTTATTcgttactaaattttttaaaaaaaatacatcaatCCAAATATCATTACACAAAtcgaaatataattatttttatttactaatttTATGCTAAATttcttcttaaatttgaacattattgacttttaaatttcaaagaaaatttaatggGGTTATAATAAGGCTACGTAGATGGTTGTAAAGCCACCACTTTATTTGGGTCCCACTAATGCTGAGAAGACCATCCACGTCTGTATTACCTGATCCATAACCACAAATATTTCCCTttaggaaatatcttctcctccACTACAAATTGGCCACGTCGACCCTCTCTCCATCTCCGCTTGTGCACTCTTGCAACCGTTGGTTTCTTATGAAAGCCTTGTTGGCCGTTGGATCTTCCTGAGATGACAAACTTATAGTTTTATTGGCATCTTTACTCCTTACCTTCAAATTATTTGCACATATAGCTAAATAAATCTAGATTTATATTTACAAGTACGAAAACTTTTTACAATCGGCAAAACCGTAGATTTCACTAATTTACCAAACCGTAGATACTTGACATATTAACTAGTTAGAGTAGTGTATGTATAAAACATTGGAACACATTTATCCCGCAACGTGATCTCACGCATATATGGGTTAAATTGATTAGATAAAATAGTTTGAGGcttattaattagtttattgAAATATAAGGCGACATATCGTAATTAGTCAATTTAATTGTTAATCTCtgttctatttaaaaaaaatggttgtGAAGCAGAATCTAAACCGGACGACGAAGCATCTCTCTCTCCGACACGGCAAAGGTACGCACGCTTAGCGATGTGCTTcgaactttagtttttttttctgacaaaAGCTAAGCTTCGAACATTAGTTTCTTTCATGCAATATCACTTATTGATTAAAGCTTtcgaattttgataaaaaaaactgtaGAAGATTAGCTATTTCTCTCTGTGTATTGTTTATCTTCGATGCTCACGAAAGGTTCTGCCTTTGCATTTGGGTTctctttgtgtttcattgtAGAACAAGTTGATCACaatttgagtttgagttttaTGCCTTTTTTGAAGTTATATGTCAAAGTTTGAGACTTAAGTTTTTCTTTACACATATGAAAATGACAATcagacatgtttttttttttctgttgcaGCACGATTCAGACCAGAAGTGAAGCTTCGAAAGATTTCATTGTAATGGGAGTTGTGTTTATTTCAACTTCAGCTGCAAGATCACCTCTGGGGCTAAGCACTGATCTTCTGACACAACGGTCTTCACTGAAAAAGCCATCCATTGTTGCTTTCAAAGCAGATGATTCCATTCCCACCAACTCATCTCTGATCATCGTCAAGCAAAAGGAGAAGAGAGTAGTAGCTACGAGGAGAAAGCCCTGTAAAGACACGAAAACACGAAAACCTCTAGATCAAAACGTGGCTCCTTCCTGTCCCTTAGATTACAACGAAGCTGCCGCGAGACTAGAAAGCATTTACAAGCTTAGTCCTCCTCCTGCAACATCCCTCGAGGAAGAAGATGGTATCGATGGCAGCTCCAAAGTGAGAGTTCcacggaggaggaagaggaaagagagtggagaagagaagaaagtagTTGTGAGGAACAATGTGAAGAAAGAGAAGCGTCTGACTCTTGATAAACGGATCGCGTTGAAGAGAAACGTTCAAGAGAAACCGGTTAGCGCTTCTTCTTCTGCTAGGGAGAAAGTAACGAAGAAGCAGCAAGAGGAGGAGAAGATCGAGAGGCTAGTGAGAGACTATTCAGCTTCTAATGATATAGTCAGCTTGGACTGGAAGAAAATGAAGATACCTCCTGTTGTTTCATCCGCTGAACATACTTGGTTGTTTAAGTTGATGCAACCTATGAAggtatcctttttcttcacttTCTTGCATGTAGTCGACGTAGAGATGGTTCACTGTAGGCTTGCCGGTTCGGTTCTCGGTTAGttcgatttcaaaattttgaacggaagtttttggttttcagttaaattttagtttaaattgaataaaattataCACTTTTTGGTTAAGTACGGttatttcggtttggattttgtTTAGTGCAAGTTAGTTCGGTTCGGAATTTTAGTTAAGATTGGTATTGTTtggtaaatttttcttttttttcaactgaaccgaaaaccaaatttatttttttagttgcCGAATTGAACCGAATCTTCTAACCGAACTGAACCAAAAATCAAATCTGTTCGTTCAGTTATTAGTTAATGACCGCAGACCTAGTTCACTGTATGCTGAAAATGTTTGGTGTTTAACATTGCAGGCTCTCCTTCAAGTGAAAGATGAATTGCAAAAGAGCATGGGAAGAGAGCCGAGAGAAGCTGAAATAGCTGGAGAGATCAATATGAGTGTGGCTGAAGTGAAAAGGAAAATTGAAATTGGTAGGGCTGCAAGGAACAAACTTATTAAGGTGAGTgtcaataagattttttttacattgaACTTTCTTATTAAAGCTGTTTTAGCttaattgtcttttttttttttttgcattgcaGACCAATCTCCGCCTTGTATTGTTTGTTATGAACAAATATTTTCAAGATTTAACCAACGGACCGAAGTTCCAAGACCTGTGTCAAGCCGGTATGAGAGGGCTCATCACAGCCATTGACCGGTTTGAGCCTAAAAGGAAGCTACGTCTCTCAACTTATGGCTTGTTTTGGATCAGACATGCCGTCATACGGTCTATGACAACCTCTAACTTCACTCGTGTCCCTTTTGGACTTGAATCGGTAACGTTACGGTCCTTTTCCTCAGACCCTTAGATTTGTTTTGCAGGGAAGCTTACATGTTGATTCCATTCAGGTTAGAGTGGAGATCTATAAAGCCAAGATGGAGCTCTTGTTTGAGTTTGGAAGACTCCCTACAGAGGAAGAGGTGGTTAAGAGACTCAAGATCTCACCTGAGAGATACCGCGAAGTCTTGAGAGCAGCTAAACCGGTTTTCTCATTAAACTCAAAACATTCGGTTACTCAAGAAGAGTTCATCAAAGGGATCACGGATGTTGATGGTGTGGGAGCTGATAACCGGAGACAACTTGCTCTCCTCAGGCTCGCTCTCGACGACGTGGTAACGTTTCAATCCTTCCATCTTCTTAACACAATTAGTGAGGCATAACTGATCACGTTTTCGTTCTTTCAGCTCGATTCACTGAAGCCGAAAGAGAGTCTGGTTATTAGACAAAGATACGGTCTCGATGGGAGAGGAGACAGGACGCTAGGAGAGATAGCTGGGAATCTCAACATCTCTAGAGAAATGGTGAGGAAACATGAAGTCAAGGCTTTGATGAAGCTCAAGCATCAGGCTCGAGTTGATTACCTTCGTCAGTACATCATCTGAAAACCAAagcaaaccgaaccaaacctcCCCACTTAAACCTTTTGAGCGCATGCTTGGTATGATTCAAACAGTCTTATAACGTTGTTATAGTTTGTGTATATAATAATATCAGAGTTACTTATAGCTAGGTAAGTAGTAATCGTTGTTTTAATATCATATTATTATACTGAGCGGATACGGAGAAGTTATACATGTAAAGTTTGAGACCTGGTATACAatgttttacaaaaatcgaACCGGTATTAACCGTTGTACATTAACtttattcaaaaacaaataaaaattttgcATGGAAAGTAAACCATTGTGAAACGAGTTATCATTTAACCCGTTCTGAGCCCGGTTAAATTGAAATCGAATAGATTAATGCCGGTTAAGAGCGGTGGTGAAGATACGTACAAGAGTTCAAATAGCTTTAATCCGGTTAAGAGCGGTGGTGAAGATACGTACAAAAGTCATAGTTGACGTAAGTGTGACACCGTTGATTCACTGTCTATAACACGGCAACGAACGAACCTTTAGGTCTTTGCCTTGTCAAATCATAATGTTCCTGCCGTATTCGATTTATCATGACTAGTTTTGAGTCCACCGTCCACTACAAATTATACGCAAACAGTATAGTCTATAGATTGTTCTGTACGTATGAAAAATAGAGACGCTTGATACTATCCTCGTAGTGAATTTTTGTACCAGTCAAAGTAACTTTTTGTACTTAGATGAAAAATATGCCtaataatcaatttttaaaaagaaatgtgTCCTTAACACGAAATTTTGATACAAAGCCACACTAGAATGGTCAAAAGGCAATATCATCACAAAACTGTAGTCGCACTTCCATTGTTATTCTATAATGACGGTGATGTAATTGAATTGTAAACGTCATGAATTTGTGTTTACCCTGGCGTGTTTGTAACTAGTGCGCT includes:
- the LOC106414357 gene encoding uncharacterized protein LOC106414357 — protein: MVKLATAREIRTYGPRLGRSRAEYINAGLYLFATVVLIGGFTATGFSWEPRSGLVLILLALALITAVNVHDLVAHLAGIDYRLKLMEYDLQLGLVEFAVPLVQIAGSVVFFLGILFVFNQAETKHGNSGREKHALNMLIAGPLLWVIGSIHNSCQIYERADSHVQILQQCVHIPFLVGSLLFLVSSLLNSFDQTGSSHTALKLLGRRWIWLGLSGSICLFVGGLMNVVKVFNFVQITGLRLEKLRGGAQDRLLEEREGYLPLVAEEERIRKMEADQASNRAKTRSHLDSKEGAGAVESVMGTSQTPYKDVLLGQS
- the LOC106411623 gene encoding RNA polymerase sigma factor sigE, chloroplastic/mitochondrial-like; this translates as MGVVFISTSAARSPLGLSTDLLTQRSSLKKPSIVAFKADDSIPTNSSLIIVKQKEKRVVATRRKPCKDTKTRKPLDQNVAPSCPLDYNEAAARLESIYKLSPPPATSLEEEDGIDGSSKVRVPRRRKRKESGEEKKVVVRNNVKKEKRLTLDKRIALKRNVQEKPVSASSSAREKVTKKQQEEEKIERLVRDYSASNDIVSLDWKKMKIPPVVSSAEHTWLFKLMQPMKALLQVKDELQKSMGREPREAEIAGEINMSVAEVKRKIEIGRAARNKLIKTNLRLVLFVMNKYFQDLTNGPKFQDLCQAGMRGLITAIDRFEPKRKLRLSTYGLFWIRHAVIRSMTTSNFTRVPFGLESVRVEIYKAKMELLFEFGRLPTEEEVVKRLKISPERYREVLRAAKPVFSLNSKHSVTQEEFIKGITDVDGVGADNRRQLALLRLALDDVLDSLKPKESLVIRQRYGLDGRGDRTLGEIAGNLNISREMVRKHEVKALMKLKHQARVDYLRQYII